A genomic segment from Juglans regia cultivar Chandler chromosome 14, Walnut 2.0, whole genome shotgun sequence encodes:
- the LOC109008723 gene encoding uncharacterized protein LOC109008723 isoform X3: MALMAAISTMMPLSISVPISRPLYNRPLDSRTCASLSSSSSSSSESKSSLPREPRLPSATSSSTPLVVEPSVPPESGLNYALGNPNGNPVARFVTSTESTIERAIFDFRFLALLAVGGSLAGSVLCFLNGCVYIIDAYKIYWTCCVKGIHSGQMVLRLVEAIGEA, encoded by the exons ATGGCTCTCATGGCTGCCATCTCCACCATGATGCCACTCTCCATCTCCGTTCCCATCAGCCGGCCTTTATACAATCGGCCCCTCGATTCGCGTACTTGTGCTTCTTTGagctcctcctcctcatcatcTTCCGAGTCAAAATCCTCACTGCCAAGAGAACCCAGGCTTCCATCTGCTACTTCTTCATCAACTCCCTTAGTTGTTGAGCCCTCTGTACCGCCTGAATCGGGGCTGAACTATGCACTAGGGAACCCGAATGGCAACCCGGTTGCCCGTTTCGTTACGTCCACCGAGTCGACCATTGAGAGG GCAATTTTTGACTTCCGCTTCTTGGCACTTCTGGCTGTTGGAGGCTCATTGGCTGGTTCTGTGTTGTGCTTTCTCAAT GGTTGTGTTTATATTATAGATGCATATAAAATTTACTGGACATGCTGTGTCAAAGGGATTCACTCAGGACAGATGGTTCTACGACTAGTTGAAGCTATTG GAGAGGCCTAA
- the LOC109008723 gene encoding uncharacterized protein LOC109008723 isoform X1, with amino-acid sequence MALMAAISTMMPLSISVPISRPLYNRPLDSRTCASLSSSSSSSSESKSSLPREPRLPSATSSSTPLVVEPSVPPESGLNYALGNPNGNPVARFVTSTESTIERAIFDFRFLALLAVGGSLAGSVLCFLNGCVYIIDAYKIYWTCCVKGIHSGQMVLRLVEAIDVYLAGTVMLIFGMGLYGLFISNVSPDAPPSVDHALKGSSLFGMFSLKERPKWMKICSLDELKTKVGHVIVMILLVKMFERSKMVQITTGVDLLSYSVCIFLSSASLYILHNLHKSD; translated from the exons ATGGCTCTCATGGCTGCCATCTCCACCATGATGCCACTCTCCATCTCCGTTCCCATCAGCCGGCCTTTATACAATCGGCCCCTCGATTCGCGTACTTGTGCTTCTTTGagctcctcctcctcatcatcTTCCGAGTCAAAATCCTCACTGCCAAGAGAACCCAGGCTTCCATCTGCTACTTCTTCATCAACTCCCTTAGTTGTTGAGCCCTCTGTACCGCCTGAATCGGGGCTGAACTATGCACTAGGGAACCCGAATGGCAACCCGGTTGCCCGTTTCGTTACGTCCACCGAGTCGACCATTGAGAGG GCAATTTTTGACTTCCGCTTCTTGGCACTTCTGGCTGTTGGAGGCTCATTGGCTGGTTCTGTGTTGTGCTTTCTCAAT GGTTGTGTTTATATTATAGATGCATATAAAATTTACTGGACATGCTGTGTCAAAGGGATTCACTCAGGACAGATGGTTCTACGACTAGTTGAAGCTATTG ATGTTTATCTCGCTGGGACAGTCATGTTAATATTCGGTATGGGCTTATATGGGTTATTTATCAGCAATGTGTCTCCAGATGCTCCTCCCAGTGTTGATCATGCCCTCAAGGGCTCTTCTTTGTTTGGAATGTTTTCTCTCAAG GAGAGGCCTAAATGGATGAAAATTTGCTCACTTGATGAATTGAAGACGAAAGTGGGGCACGTTATCGTTATGATTCTTTTAGTTAAGATGTTTGAGAGGAGCAAGATGGTACAAATTACCACTGGAGTGGATTTGTTAAGCTATTCTGTATGTATCTTCCTATCATCTGCTTCTTTGTACATCCTTCATAATCTGCACAAATCAGACTAG
- the LOC109008723 gene encoding uncharacterized protein LOC109008723 isoform X2 yields MALMAAISTMMPLSISVPISRPLYNRPLDSRTCASLSSSSSSSSESKSSLPREPRLPSATSSSTPLVVEPSVPPESGLNYALGNPNGNPVARFVTSTESTIERGCVYIIDAYKIYWTCCVKGIHSGQMVLRLVEAIDVYLAGTVMLIFGMGLYGLFISNVSPDAPPSVDHALKGSSLFGMFSLKERPKWMKICSLDELKTKVGHVIVMILLVKMFERSKMVQITTGVDLLSYSVCIFLSSASLYILHNLHKSD; encoded by the exons ATGGCTCTCATGGCTGCCATCTCCACCATGATGCCACTCTCCATCTCCGTTCCCATCAGCCGGCCTTTATACAATCGGCCCCTCGATTCGCGTACTTGTGCTTCTTTGagctcctcctcctcatcatcTTCCGAGTCAAAATCCTCACTGCCAAGAGAACCCAGGCTTCCATCTGCTACTTCTTCATCAACTCCCTTAGTTGTTGAGCCCTCTGTACCGCCTGAATCGGGGCTGAACTATGCACTAGGGAACCCGAATGGCAACCCGGTTGCCCGTTTCGTTACGTCCACCGAGTCGACCATTGAGAGG GGTTGTGTTTATATTATAGATGCATATAAAATTTACTGGACATGCTGTGTCAAAGGGATTCACTCAGGACAGATGGTTCTACGACTAGTTGAAGCTATTG ATGTTTATCTCGCTGGGACAGTCATGTTAATATTCGGTATGGGCTTATATGGGTTATTTATCAGCAATGTGTCTCCAGATGCTCCTCCCAGTGTTGATCATGCCCTCAAGGGCTCTTCTTTGTTTGGAATGTTTTCTCTCAAG GAGAGGCCTAAATGGATGAAAATTTGCTCACTTGATGAATTGAAGACGAAAGTGGGGCACGTTATCGTTATGATTCTTTTAGTTAAGATGTTTGAGAGGAGCAAGATGGTACAAATTACCACTGGAGTGGATTTGTTAAGCTATTCTGTATGTATCTTCCTATCATCTGCTTCTTTGTACATCCTTCATAATCTGCACAAATCAGACTAG